Sequence from the uncultured Methanobrevibacter sp. genome:
ATTCCTGACTGCCTGTGCCATGATTTTACTTACTTTTTTATCTCCCTTTTCATCATAGACTTTAATGCCTTTGATTAGCATATCAGGTTCTGGTGGGTTTTTAACATTTAATATTTTTATAACTGCTTCAATTGTGGGAATAAATAAACTGCAGGTGACGCTAAGTTCATCATAGTCAAAATCACCATATTTTCCGATGTCGTTAATGTATTCACATCCAAAATCCCCTTTGTAATTTTGGGCCAGAGCATGCAGTTCTCTTCCAATTTTCCCATGGGTAAAACATTCTGCTGTAGCTATTTTAATCATTTTTATCTCTCAACAGTTTCAATGCATTCATAGTAATGATTTTTGCAACTTCGTCTAATGTATAAGGAGTTACAGGTTCATTGTCTCTAATCAGTTTGTTTGTTGTTAAAACCAAATGATTTTCAGTTATTCCCTGAGCTCTCAGCTCTTCAACGGCGGGATTGGTGTCATCATACTCTGAAATGTCTTTAATTTCAATATTTTCATCGCCAAATCCAAAGATTCCAGCAGTCCCGATTGTCAAAGCTCCCCTTTCATGGGCATGTTTTATTATTTTTGCAGCAGTTGGGATGGTATTTCCTCCAGCTATAACGATAATCACGACATCTCCTTCAATTAAATCAAGATTTTCATCATCAATGTATTCCGGATAGCTTATTATGTTTCTGAATTCCTCTTTATGTGTGCATAACTGCTTTAAAAAGTCTGGTTTATTTTGGCCGATCTGTGCACCAAGAAGAGTAAAGATAACATCTCCCCCATCTATTTTTTGACCGTCAAAAGCACCAATTATTTTTGGTCCGCCTCTGTGAACCTGCATCAGGTTTATACCAATTCTTAAACCTAACCTTCCGCATCCGATTAAATCTATTCTTCCTTTCG
This genomic interval carries:
- a CDS encoding FeGP cofactor biosynthesis protein HcgF family protein codes for the protein MIKIATAECFTHGKIGRELHALAQNYKGDFGCEYINDIGKYGDFDYDELSVTCSLFIPTIEAVIKILNVKNPPEPDMLIKGIKVYDEKGDKKVSKIMAQAVRNLSDCDVAIGTTAGIGRGGICIITNEYEIITTTDIYADLSENDSETLFKRSESGINKAIEIILLLLNGRIDKIKAMENIEIIEK